GGATTTCGGCTACAACCCCGGCGGGCTCTCACAATGAACGCGGGACCAACGGGGAGCAGGTCAGGTCCCCTGTGAGCTGCAAAATCCCGATGGCGCAACCAGCCCGCCGTCGTGACCAAGCCGGAAAACTCTAACTTCCGGCGGTCCAAACATTGGTCGCGGATCATTCCGTACCGCCCAGCAGACGCGCAGGTCAGCCGACCAGCACCACGCGCCGCAAGGCAGTCGAGGGAAGACGCTTACCTGCTGAACGACTTGCTGCTGGCTGCAGAGCACCAACCTCGCAGAGCTTCGTGACCATACTCGCCGGCCCCGGACGTGTCGTGCGGCGCCAACAAGCGGGCCATGGTGACGGCGGCGCTGGCCGGCCCCTGAGGGCGCTCCTGGGGATCTTTCTAAGCCTTGGCCGGCACGATCCGGGTATCGCGCTTTAGCTGCTCGACCAGGACGTTGTTGGCGACATAGACCATTTGCCGGCTGGCATTGAGCGCCGCGATGTCAGGCCGCTTGTCCAGAACGGCGAAGACGTTGCGCAGCAGCGCCGACAGGCCCTGCGCGTCGAGTTCGCGGTAAAGTGCCTCGTACATCGCGAGATCCTCGGGGTAGTCCAGTGTCAGGCGGTAGTCGCGCACCAGATCTGGCGGCAGGTCGACCCACTGGATACGGAACAGTTCCGGGTTGTTCTCGACATACTGGTTCATGTACTCGGAGAAAGGCGCGCCGCCGGTCAGTCGATCGATGCGGCGCAGCACCTCGACGTTGAAGATCTGCGGTGCCGAGCCTGGCGCCTCAGTGCGGGCCCGTGTAAAATCGGCACCATTGCGGAAGTGCGCATCAAGCAAGATGCTCGTTACCTCGGGCGATATAGTCAGGCAGTCGGCCGTGACGCGCACGATCACGTCGATGCCGAACTTGTTGGCCGCGCCGAGGTACCGGCGAATGACGTCGTCCTCCTCTCCTCGCCAGAAGCCAACCTTGCCGTCGAGCGTGTGGCTGGCGAGCACGCCGTCGCGCTCATGCGTCGAGGTTGCTAGCACAGTGAGATCCACATCCTGCATGAGCAGGCAGTTTTCTAGGCAGCGCTCTATGCTTGACCGGCCGGCGACGGGCAGGATCGCCTTGTCGCGCAGGCGTGTGGACTTCATCCGCCCGGCGACGATCGCCCCGATCCGCGCCTTGCGGAAGTCATCGCGCACCAGCGGCGCGTTGCGCGGCACATCACGGGCCAGTACGTGGCGCGAGGTCTGCAACGCTTCGACCTCGTCCACCGTAATGCCCACCTTGTCGGTACGGCGGAATATGAGCGTGGACGGCGCCACCATGCTGCCAGCAGGCAGGTGCTCGCGGGCGATCGGCCGAGGCTTGGTCTTTGCAAGGTAGGCGGCCTCCAGCGGGACCACGAACCGGCCGGAGAAGGCCCGTGCTGTCAGCTCTAGATCGCGCGCCATTTCCGCGATCTCAGTCGGTTCGAGTGCTGCGGAGCCATCATAAGGGGCGCTTGTCCGGTCGAGCGCAACATGCTTCTCAATAATCTCGCAGCCCAACGCAGCCGCTAGCAAAGGCAAGCGCCGTGCGAAGGGGTCGGAGCCTTCCATATGGTCGGACATCGAGAGCAAGACGCCAGGAAAGGCCGCACGAAGAACAAGCAGCTTGTCGAGCGAGGTATCGTCCACCCGTGTGGGGTAGGCCTGGAAGCCAATCTGTAACGCGAGGCGGCCGGCGCCAAGGCCGCCGAAACGCGCTACTAGCTCTTGCAACTCGCCCAGGTCATGGCCTGAGACATTGAGGATCAGCGTCTTTTCGCGAAGATCGATGCTGCGCAGCGCGGATAGCACCTCATCGTTCACCAGCACCGAGGATTGCAGCTTGAGGCCGGCGATCTGCGGAAGGTTTGCCTCAAGTACTTGAAAGGCGCTGAGGTCAGCGCATTCAATCCAAACGCTGCCGACCTTCTCGTGCGCCTCGGCTATCAGGGCGGTCCAGTCGGCGTGGCCAATCTGGACCTGCTGGTAAATGCCGTAGTATGAAAAGTCTGGGAGAGCTAGCGTCTCGGCCGAGATGGGATGGAACTTGACCCCCGCCCGCGGGTAGCCAACCTTGCCTAGAGCCTCGGTCAAGCTGCGGACGGCGGCCACGTCGCCACCATGCACATTAGCGAATTCGTAAATTAGCGTAGGAATCTGCATGGCTGCGCCTTTTGTGGATGCGTGGGCGGATCAACCGCCCGCGCGCTGCACGATGTCGGTCAGAGCTTGGACCACGCGGTCCGTGTCGGCCTCGGTCAGGCCGTGATACAGTGGCAGGGACAGGCACCGCTTGTAGTATTCCTCGGCACCCGGGAGATGCTGCGCGCCGTAGCGCCCGACGTAGTATGGTTGAGTGTGCACTGGTATATAGTGCACCTGGGTGCCGATACCCGCCGCCCGTAACTCCGCCATCACCTTAGCCCGGCTGACGCCCAGGGACTCGAAGTCGATCAGCGCTACGTAGAGATGCCAACTTACAGACCGGCCGGAGGGCGAGCGGCCGAAGGGCTTAACCAGCGGCGCGAGCGGTGCGAGGCCGGTATCGTAGCGTGCGACCGCCGCCTGAC
This region of Sediminicoccus rosea genomic DNA includes:
- a CDS encoding N-acetylneuraminate synthase family protein encodes the protein MQIPTLIYEFANVHGGDVAAVRSLTEALGKVGYPRAGVKFHPISAETLALPDFSYYGIYQQVQIGHADWTALIAEAHEKVGSVWIECADLSAFQVLEANLPQIAGLKLQSSVLVNDEVLSALRSIDLREKTLILNVSGHDLGELQELVARFGGLGAGRLALQIGFQAYPTRVDDTSLDKLLVLRAAFPGVLLSMSDHMEGSDPFARRLPLLAAALGCEIIEKHVALDRTSAPYDGSAALEPTEIAEMARDLELTARAFSGRFVVPLEAAYLAKTKPRPIAREHLPAGSMVAPSTLIFRRTDKVGITVDEVEALQTSRHVLARDVPRNAPLVRDDFRKARIGAIVAGRMKSTRLRDKAILPVAGRSSIERCLENCLLMQDVDLTVLATSTHERDGVLASHTLDGKVGFWRGEEDDVIRRYLGAANKFGIDVIVRVTADCLTISPEVTSILLDAHFRNGADFTRARTEAPGSAPQIFNVEVLRRIDRLTGGAPFSEYMNQYVENNPELFRIQWVDLPPDLVRDYRLTLDYPEDLAMYEALYRELDAQGLSALLRNVFAVLDKRPDIAALNASRQMVYVANNVLVEQLKRDTRIVPAKA